The Burkholderiales bacterium genome includes a region encoding these proteins:
- a CDS encoding DUF2945 domain-containing protein: MSERFKVGDRVRWNSEAGHVSGRIIRVHTRDFDYKGYTHHASRDEPQYEIRSDKSDHIAAHKGSALHKID; encoded by the coding sequence ATGAGCGAACGATTCAAGGTCGGCGATCGCGTTCGCTGGAATTCGGAGGCCGGTCACGTGAGCGGCAGGATCATCCGGGTCCACACCAGGGATTTCGATTACAAGGGATACACGCATCACGCCAGTCGGGACGAACCGCAGTACGAGATCAGGAGCGACAAGTCCGACCACATCGCGGCTCACAAAGGATCGGCGCTGCACAAGATCGATTGA